One Methylobacterium sp. AMS5 genomic region harbors:
- the flhA gene encoding flagellar biosynthesis protein FlhA, with protein MAVSEALVLEKRSRRDFGFAAGIVAILAVLFLPVPAVLIDVGLAFSIALSVLILMVALWIQKPLEFSAFPTVLLIATLLRLALGIATTRLILANGQKGVDAAGHVIQGFSQFVMSGDFVIGIVVFVILITVNFLVITKGATRIAEVGARFTLDAIPGKQMAIDADLNAGLIDDKEAQRRRRELEEESAFFGSMDGASKFVRGEAVASLIVIAVNVFGGVIIGTTRHGMPLGQAADVFVKLSVGDGLVSQIPALIVSLAAGLLVSKGGTRGATEEAVLGQLSAYPRALIVAAALMLMFAIVPGLPFLPFVTLAGLMGFVAITIPRRRASRAAAAAAQVKREEESKQAETKESVKEQLRTPEIELCLGRQVAAQIQGNHAELHHRVAKMRRKFARQYGFVVPDIKLTDSLNLPPKTYQIRIHGTVAATQEMRPGELLVVVGDGPRPDVPSEEVREPAFGMKALWVVDAYAGEIRRSGFEAIDGASVLLTHLSEVIRNNLPQFLSYKDMRALLDRLDPEYKRLIDEICPSQISHSGLQAVLKLLLSERVSIRNLHLILEAVAEISPHARRAEQIAEHVRMRVAQQICGDLAEDGVLHVLRLGANWDLTFHQSLKRDAKGEVIEFDIDPRLVEQFGTEAGEAIRERMRQVHGFALVTAPDARPYVRMIIERIFPTLPVLSHLEIARGVELKSLGTIS; from the coding sequence ATGGCGGTGAGCGAAGCGCTCGTCCTGGAAAAGCGGTCGCGGCGCGACTTCGGCTTCGCGGCCGGCATCGTCGCGATCCTCGCGGTGCTGTTCCTGCCGGTGCCGGCGGTGCTGATCGATGTCGGCCTCGCCTTCTCGATCGCGCTGTCGGTGCTGATCCTGATGGTGGCGCTCTGGATTCAGAAGCCGCTCGAATTCTCCGCCTTCCCCACCGTGCTGCTGATCGCGACGCTGCTGCGGCTGGCGCTCGGCATCGCCACGACGCGGCTGATCCTGGCCAACGGCCAGAAGGGCGTGGACGCTGCCGGCCACGTCATCCAGGGCTTCTCGCAATTCGTGATGAGCGGCGATTTCGTCATCGGAATCGTCGTCTTCGTGATCCTCATCACGGTCAACTTCCTCGTCATCACCAAGGGCGCGACCCGTATCGCCGAGGTGGGCGCCCGCTTCACCCTCGACGCCATCCCCGGCAAGCAGATGGCGATCGACGCCGATCTCAACGCGGGGCTGATCGACGACAAGGAGGCACAGCGCCGCCGCCGTGAGCTGGAAGAGGAATCGGCCTTCTTCGGCTCGATGGACGGCGCGTCGAAATTCGTGCGCGGCGAGGCGGTGGCCTCGCTCATCGTCATCGCCGTCAACGTGTTCGGCGGCGTCATCATCGGCACCACCCGCCACGGCATGCCGCTCGGCCAGGCCGCCGACGTCTTCGTCAAGCTGTCCGTCGGCGACGGCCTGGTCTCGCAGATCCCGGCCCTGATCGTTTCGCTCGCCGCCGGCCTCCTCGTCTCCAAGGGCGGCACCCGCGGCGCGACCGAGGAAGCCGTGCTCGGCCAGCTCAGCGCCTATCCGCGCGCGCTGATCGTCGCCGCCGCGCTGATGCTGATGTTCGCCATCGTCCCCGGCCTGCCGTTCCTGCCCTTCGTCACGCTCGCGGGCCTGATGGGCTTCGTGGCGATCACCATTCCGAGGCGCCGGGCGTCCCGGGCCGCCGCCGCGGCAGCCCAGGTGAAGCGCGAGGAGGAGAGCAAGCAGGCCGAGACCAAGGAATCGGTCAAGGAGCAGCTGCGCACGCCGGAGATCGAGCTCTGCCTCGGCCGTCAGGTCGCCGCGCAGATCCAGGGCAACCATGCCGAGCTGCACCACCGCGTCGCCAAGATGCGCCGCAAGTTCGCGCGCCAGTACGGCTTCGTCGTGCCCGACATCAAGCTCACCGACAGCCTCAACCTGCCGCCCAAGACTTATCAGATCCGCATCCACGGCACGGTGGCCGCGACCCAGGAGATGCGGCCCGGCGAGTTGCTCGTCGTCGTCGGCGACGGGCCGCGCCCCGACGTGCCGTCCGAGGAAGTCCGCGAGCCCGCCTTCGGCATGAAGGCGCTGTGGGTCGTCGACGCCTATGCCGGCGAGATCCGCCGCTCCGGCTTCGAGGCGATCGACGGCGCCTCCGTCCTGCTCACCCACCTCTCCGAGGTGATCCGCAACAACCTGCCCCAGTTCCTGTCCTACAAGGACATGCGGGCGCTGCTCGATCGGCTCGACCCGGAATACAAGCGGCTGATCGACGAGATCTGCCCCTCGCAGATCTCGCATTCCGGCCTGCAGGCGGTGCTGAAGCTGCTGCTCTCCGAGCGCGTCTCGATCCGCAACCTGCACCTGATCCTGGAGGCGGTGGCCGAGATCAGCCCGCATGCCCGCCGCGCCGAACAGATCGCCGAGCATGTCCGGATGCGCGTCGCGCAGCAGATCTGCGGCGATCTCGCCGAGGACGGGGTGCTGCACGTGCTGCGACTCGGCGCCAACTGGGATCTCACCTTCCACCAGAGCCTGAAGCGCGACGCCAAGGGCGAAGTCATCGAGTTCGACATCGACCCGCGCCTCGTGGAGCAGTTCGGCACCGAGGCCGGCGAGGCGATCCGCGAACGGATGCGGCAGGTTCATGGCTTTGCCCTCGTCACCGCCCCCGACGCCCGGCCCTACGTGCGGATGATCATCGAGCGGATCTTCCCGACGCTGCCCGTGCTCTCGCATCTTGAGATCGCCCGCGGCGTCGAGCTGAAATCGCTGGGCACCATCTCGTGA
- a CDS encoding dihydrodipicolinate synthase family protein, with protein MTCFAGLSAFPITPASPDGRVETAALRALIAPLAAAGVDSIGLLGSTGTYAYLSRAERRRALDAALEEAGGRVPVIVGIGALRTDEAVALAQDARAAGAAAGLLAAVSYTPLTDEEVFEHFSAVATGSGLPICIYDNPGTTHFRFTPSLVGRLAQVPGIRALKSPAPDSDAVAGQLDALRRAVPAEFRLGFSGDWNAAEAVLAGGEAWYSVAAGLFPEPCLAILRAARAGEAARARALNARMQPLWDLFREFSSLRVTYAAANHLGLCRADPPRPILPLSEPVRNRVAEVVDRFALA; from the coding sequence ATGACCTGCTTTGCCGGCCTCTCCGCCTTTCCCATCACCCCCGCCTCCCCCGACGGACGCGTGGAGACGGCGGCGTTGCGCGCCCTCATCGCTCCGCTCGCCGCCGCGGGGGTGGATTCGATCGGGCTGCTCGGCAGCACCGGCACCTACGCCTATCTCTCCCGGGCCGAGCGCCGCCGCGCGCTCGATGCGGCTCTTGAGGAAGCAGGCGGCCGGGTGCCGGTCATCGTCGGAATCGGGGCTCTGCGCACCGACGAGGCCGTGGCCTTGGCGCAGGACGCGCGGGCGGCGGGTGCCGCCGCCGGGCTCCTGGCCGCCGTCTCCTACACGCCGCTGACTGACGAGGAGGTGTTCGAGCATTTCTCCGCGGTCGCCACGGGCAGCGGCCTGCCGATCTGCATCTACGACAATCCCGGCACCACGCATTTCCGGTTCACGCCCTCGCTGGTCGGGCGGCTGGCGCAGGTGCCCGGAATCCGCGCGCTCAAGAGCCCGGCCCCGGATTCCGATGCGGTGGCCGGTCAGCTCGACGCCCTGCGCCGGGCGGTGCCGGCCGAATTCCGGCTCGGCTTCAGCGGCGACTGGAACGCGGCGGAGGCGGTGCTGGCTGGCGGCGAGGCTTGGTACAGCGTCGCGGCCGGGCTGTTTCCGGAACCCTGCCTCGCGATCCTGCGGGCGGCACGCGCCGGTGAGGCCGCGCGGGCGCGGGCCCTGAACGCACGGATGCAGCCGCTCTGGGACCTTTTCAGGGAATTCTCCAGCTTGAGGGTCACCTACGCGGCGGCCAATCACCTCGGCCTGTGCCGGGCCGATCCGCCCCGGCCGATCCTGCCGCTGTCCGAACCCGTCCGGAATCGGGTGGCGGAGGTCGTGGACCGGTTCGCGCTCGCCTGA
- a CDS encoding MFS transporter: MTSPPHLRRPSPWIALACGAVIVTIALGLRQGFGLFMRPVELDLGVGRESFGLAMAVQNLIFGLAQPFVGALADRYGPGRVAAGGGLLYALGLALAAFVSSSLGLTVTLGVLLGLAMTGVTFVVVLGAVVPMMPAGRRGAAAGIVTAGGSVGQFLLVPATQIAMDGLGWRGALLAGAGLAALMVPLALGIARTAAAGSVRSAATADAIPLGAALRQAAGHRGYWLLNAGFFVCGFHIAFVSTHLPAVLSDAGLDPGIGARALALIGLFNILGSYAFGVAADRLRKKYVLSWIYFARAAVMALFVVLPFTPLTATLFACAIGFLWLGTVPLTSGLVGQIFGVRYLSTLFGIVFMSHQVGAFFGAWGAGFIFARTGSYDAAWTLSIGIALLAGLLNLPIRDVPLVPRARPA; encoded by the coding sequence GTGACCTCCCCTCCGCATCTCCGCCGGCCCTCTCCCTGGATCGCGCTCGCCTGCGGCGCGGTCATCGTGACCATCGCCCTGGGACTCCGCCAGGGGTTCGGCCTGTTCATGCGGCCGGTCGAGTTGGATCTCGGCGTCGGGCGGGAGAGCTTCGGCCTCGCCATGGCCGTGCAGAACCTCATCTTCGGGCTCGCCCAGCCTTTCGTCGGGGCGCTGGCGGACCGGTACGGGCCCGGACGCGTCGCCGCGGGCGGTGGCCTTCTCTACGCCCTCGGCCTCGCGCTGGCGGCCTTCGTGTCCTCTTCCCTCGGCCTCACCGTCACGCTCGGCGTCCTGCTTGGGCTGGCCATGACCGGCGTCACCTTCGTCGTCGTGCTCGGCGCGGTCGTGCCGATGATGCCGGCCGGACGCCGGGGCGCGGCCGCGGGGATCGTCACGGCGGGTGGCTCGGTCGGGCAGTTCCTGCTCGTGCCGGCCACCCAGATCGCGATGGACGGCCTCGGTTGGCGCGGGGCGCTGCTGGCCGGTGCGGGGCTGGCCGCCCTGATGGTGCCGCTCGCCCTCGGCATCGCCCGGACGGCTGCCGCCGGTTCGGTGCGGAGCGCCGCCACCGCCGACGCGATCCCGCTCGGCGCCGCCCTGCGGCAGGCGGCCGGCCATCGCGGCTACTGGCTTCTCAATGCCGGTTTCTTCGTCTGCGGCTTCCACATCGCCTTCGTCTCGACCCACCTGCCGGCCGTGTTGAGCGATGCCGGCCTCGATCCGGGGATCGGGGCCCGCGCGCTGGCCCTGATCGGCCTGTTCAACATCCTCGGCTCCTACGCTTTCGGCGTCGCCGCGGACCGGCTGCGCAAGAAATACGTGTTGTCGTGGATCTACTTCGCCCGCGCGGCGGTGATGGCTTTGTTCGTCGTCCTGCCCTTCACCCCGCTCACCGCGACGCTGTTTGCCTGCGCCATCGGCTTCCTCTGGCTCGGCACCGTCCCGCTGACGAGCGGCCTCGTCGGGCAGATCTTCGGCGTGCGCTATCTCTCGACCCTGTTCGGCATCGTCTTCATGAGCCATCAGGTCGGCGCCTTCTTCGGCGCGTGGGGTGCGGGCTTCATCTTCGCCCGGACCGGTTCCTACGATGCGGCCTGGACCCTCTCCATCGGCATCGCGCTTCTGGCCGGTCTCCTCAACCTGCCGATCCGCGACGTTCCCCTGGTGCCGCGGGCGAGGCCGGCATGA
- a CDS encoding rod-binding protein, whose translation MSITPPSDIVMDVARAADPARYQEAAAKLSQPGDPAAFASAADDAAREAGLTTHMPLDVHGALTGLKNETARTGSADPYRKFEGQVIQQFVEAMLPKAETVFGKGNAGGIWKSMLAEQLGQQIAQTGGIGIARMLNAARPAGTTVAPTGTGVAGKV comes from the coding sequence ATGAGCATCACCCCCCCTTCCGACATCGTGATGGACGTGGCGCGCGCCGCCGACCCGGCCCGCTATCAGGAGGCGGCGGCCAAGCTGTCGCAGCCCGGCGACCCGGCCGCCTTCGCCAGCGCTGCCGACGATGCGGCGCGCGAGGCGGGCCTGACCACGCACATGCCCCTCGACGTCCATGGGGCGCTGACGGGCCTGAAGAACGAGACCGCCCGGACCGGCTCCGCCGACCCCTACCGGAAGTTCGAGGGGCAGGTGATCCAGCAATTCGTCGAGGCAATGCTGCCCAAGGCCGAGACCGTCTTCGGCAAGGGCAATGCCGGCGGCATCTGGAAGTCGATGCTGGCCGAGCAGCTCGGCCAGCAGATCGCGCAGACCGGCGGCATCGGCATCGCCCGCATGCTGAACGCCGCCCGCCCCGCCGGCACCACGGTCGCGCCCACGGGCACCGGCGTCGCGGGCAAGGTCTGA
- the fliR gene encoding flagellar biosynthesis protein FliR gives MIPGFGSLFGGEAFLGVFLIFCRIGGCLLIVPGFSSPRVPAQVRLLIAGGVSLAVTPLLLPLFQTKLSGQAPTETLTWIASETVTGLLIGLLGRIFIFVLETVMNAVSTMVGFGSMPGTPVEGTDAIPAVESLIVFTAVALMFAADLHWELFRGLVDSYGRIPPGEGFGTQTALVRIADQIGEAFTLALRIAAPFIIYAVAVNLAAGFVNKLTPTIPVYFVATPFVMFGALLLLYTLSSEFMTQFLSGYVAWLRKG, from the coding sequence GTGATTCCGGGCTTCGGCAGCCTGTTCGGCGGAGAGGCCTTCCTCGGCGTCTTCCTGATCTTCTGCCGGATCGGCGGCTGCCTCCTGATCGTGCCCGGCTTCTCCAGCCCGCGCGTGCCGGCGCAGGTGCGGCTTCTCATCGCCGGCGGCGTATCGCTCGCCGTCACGCCGCTCCTGCTGCCGCTGTTTCAGACCAAGCTCTCGGGCCAAGCACCGACCGAAACGCTGACTTGGATCGCCAGCGAGACCGTGACGGGGCTACTCATCGGCCTGCTCGGGCGCATCTTCATCTTCGTGCTGGAAACCGTGATGAACGCGGTCTCGACCATGGTCGGCTTCGGCTCGATGCCGGGCACGCCGGTCGAGGGGACCGACGCGATCCCCGCGGTCGAATCGCTGATCGTCTTCACCGCGGTCGCGCTGATGTTCGCGGCCGACCTGCATTGGGAGCTGTTCCGCGGCCTCGTCGATTCCTACGGCCGCATCCCGCCGGGCGAGGGTTTCGGGACGCAGACCGCACTGGTGCGCATCGCCGACCAGATCGGCGAGGCCTTCACCCTCGCCCTGCGGATCGCGGCGCCCTTCATCATCTACGCGGTGGCGGTGAACCTCGCGGCGGGCTTCGTGAACAAGCTCACGCCCACGATTCCGGTCTATTTCGTCGCCACGCCCTTCGTGATGTTCGGTGCGCTGCTGCTGCTCTACACGCTCTCCAGCGAGTTCATGACGCAGTTCCTGTCCGGCTACGTCGCCTGGCTGCGCAAAGGCTGA
- a CDS encoding peptidoglycan-binding domain-containing protein — MREPPARRDQREIVVPGDMRVARGPAKSSPRRKPAPRRPAASGWKAAFLSAATGAGQVCRRYPGGVFGTFLGVGAAAYVCVNAMGLQAGPHPAPILPTVEPKPVAARPAAPPVREVRAVETPKPAPVREVPVPVRDSIADMIRSGETTASVTPRAERKPASKPAANEPKVETKADAGKSEGPKPDPIVIRAQRALTKLGYGPLKDDGLMGPGTKAAIEKFERDRKMPVKGEAAGPTLRALTREMTAKAGG, encoded by the coding sequence ATGCGCGAGCCGCCCGCCAGACGGGACCAGCGCGAGATCGTCGTCCCCGGTGACATGCGCGTCGCCCGAGGCCCGGCCAAATCCTCGCCGCGCCGCAAGCCGGCCCCGCGCAGGCCTGCCGCATCCGGCTGGAAGGCCGCTTTTCTCTCCGCCGCAACGGGAGCCGGGCAGGTCTGCCGGCGCTATCCCGGCGGCGTGTTCGGGACGTTCCTCGGGGTCGGCGCGGCGGCTTATGTCTGCGTCAACGCCATGGGCCTCCAGGCCGGGCCGCACCCGGCGCCGATCCTGCCGACCGTGGAGCCGAAGCCCGTGGCCGCGCGGCCCGCAGCCCCACCGGTCCGGGAGGTGCGTGCGGTGGAGACGCCGAAGCCCGCCCCCGTGCGCGAGGTGCCGGTGCCCGTCCGCGACAGCATCGCCGACATGATCCGATCCGGCGAGACGACGGCTTCCGTCACCCCCAGGGCCGAGCGCAAGCCCGCGTCCAAGCCCGCCGCGAATGAACCGAAGGTCGAGACGAAGGCGGATGCAGGCAAGTCCGAGGGGCCGAAGCCAGACCCGATCGTGATCCGGGCGCAGCGCGCCCTGACGAAGCTCGGCTACGGTCCGCTCAAGGATGACGGCCTGATGGGACCCGGCACGAAGGCGGCGATCGAGAAGTTCGAGCGCGACCGCAAGATGCCCGTGAAGGGCGAGGCGGCCGGACCGACCCTGCGCGCACTGACCCGCGAGATGACCGCCAAGGCGGGCGGGTAG
- a CDS encoding PAS domain-containing sensor histidine kinase, giving the protein MVVLRKDGTLASLFDSRLAGLVHASALAEPGVRFRHERFLISRLATGAVMMAGLPPYLVWRGVPSGLEAIAIASLFLPLLAAVVLSRTGSLWVAHALSSLGLTGIVVCLAALTGGASSAAAIWLVAVPLEAMISGSRRATIAASVIAVIGAFAIALSGYLPVGALALAWPNAIVMPVFAVTAIGHIAAQAMEHMRREGEWRARMQDNEARDRLLLSAIDDLVTWHDANGRVLEASGSAARFVGAEASRLRGHGLLDRVHIGDRPALLQAISDVAAHGAPATVPFRLHLDAARGDGSRTIFAEMRAHRIEAGLAGANGSTVVAVTRDVSEHRRHAQELDRARAEAERADEVKTQFLATVSHELRTPLNAIIGFSDVLGGEGAVTLSPERSREYAGIIAQSGRHLLDVVNTLLDISRIRGGHFDFQPEPVDVEALIRACCDLMRLKADASGITLTSAPVPAGCALVADARACRQMLINLLSNAVKFTPRGGRVEVMVRRGGAYLDIVVSDDGIGITEADLPRLGDPFFQVGGGYGRSHEGTGLGLSVVRGLAGLHGGAVSVESAPGKGTAVTVTLPLDCSRAKTATAGARDGSGNGAKGAAAQAQPAPIRTSVRVAAMPEPAPEPIRRPAGLFDPAPLSTNPPMRRAG; this is encoded by the coding sequence GTGGTGGTGTTGCGTAAAGACGGTACCCTTGCCTCCCTCTTCGATTCCCGCCTGGCCGGGCTGGTCCATGCCTCCGCGCTGGCTGAGCCGGGCGTGCGCTTCCGCCATGAGCGGTTCCTCATTTCGCGGCTCGCCACCGGCGCCGTGATGATGGCGGGCCTGCCGCCCTACCTCGTCTGGCGCGGCGTCCCGAGCGGCCTCGAGGCGATCGCCATCGCGAGCCTGTTCCTGCCGCTGCTGGCTGCCGTCGTCCTGTCGCGCACCGGCTCGCTCTGGGTCGCGCATGCCCTGTCCTCGCTCGGCCTGACCGGCATCGTCGTCTGCCTGGCCGCCCTCACCGGCGGCGCGAGTTCGGCCGCGGCCATCTGGCTCGTGGCGGTGCCGCTGGAGGCGATGATCTCCGGCTCGCGCCGGGCGACGATCGCGGCGTCCGTCATCGCCGTCATCGGCGCCTTCGCGATCGCGCTGAGCGGTTACCTGCCGGTCGGCGCCCTCGCGCTCGCTTGGCCCAACGCGATCGTCATGCCGGTCTTTGCCGTGACCGCCATCGGCCACATCGCGGCGCAGGCGATGGAGCACATGCGCCGCGAGGGCGAGTGGCGCGCCCGAATGCAGGACAACGAGGCCCGCGACCGCTTGCTGCTCTCGGCCATCGACGACCTCGTGACTTGGCACGACGCCAACGGCCGCGTGCTGGAGGCGAGCGGCTCGGCCGCCCGCTTCGTCGGCGCCGAGGCGAGCCGCCTGCGCGGCCACGGCCTGCTCGACCGGGTGCATATCGGCGACCGCCCGGCCCTGCTCCAGGCGATCAGCGACGTCGCCGCCCACGGCGCGCCGGCCACCGTGCCGTTCCGCCTGCATCTCGATGCAGCCCGCGGCGACGGCAGCCGGACGATCTTCGCCGAGATGCGCGCCCACCGGATCGAGGCGGGGCTCGCGGGCGCCAACGGCTCGACCGTCGTCGCCGTGACCCGCGACGTGTCCGAGCATCGCCGCCACGCGCAGGAACTCGACCGCGCCCGTGCCGAGGCCGAGCGCGCCGACGAGGTGAAGACCCAGTTTCTCGCGACCGTCAGCCACGAGCTGCGTACGCCGCTCAACGCCATCATCGGCTTCTCGGACGTGCTGGGCGGCGAGGGCGCGGTGACCCTCTCGCCGGAGCGTTCCCGCGAATATGCCGGCATCATCGCCCAGTCGGGGCGCCACCTGCTCGACGTGGTGAACACGTTGCTCGACATCTCGCGCATCCGCGGCGGGCATTTCGACTTCCAGCCGGAGCCGGTCGATGTCGAGGCGCTGATCCGTGCCTGCTGCGACCTGATGCGGCTCAAGGCCGACGCCTCGGGCATCACCCTGACCAGCGCGCCCGTGCCGGCCGGTTGCGCCCTGGTGGCCGATGCCCGCGCCTGCCGCCAGATGCTCATCAACCTGCTCTCCAACGCCGTGAAATTCACGCCGCGCGGCGGGCGGGTGGAGGTGATGGTGCGCCGGGGCGGGGCTTATCTCGACATCGTGGTGAGCGACGACGGCATCGGCATCACCGAGGCCGACCTGCCGCGGCTCGGCGACCCCTTCTTCCAGGTCGGCGGCGGTTACGGCCGGAGCCACGAGGGCACCGGGCTCGGCCTCTCGGTGGTGCGCGGCCTCGCCGGGCTGCACGGCGGCGCTGTCTCCGTCGAGAGCGCCCCGGGCAAGGGCACTGCCGTCACCGTGACCCTGCCGCTCGATTGCAGCCGCGCCAAAACCGCCACGGCCGGTGCGCGCGACGGTTCCGGCAACGGTGCGAAGGGGGCCGCCGCGCAGGCCCAGCCGGCGCCGATCCGGACCTCGGTGCGGGTCGCGGCGATGCCGGAGCCGGCGCCCGAGCCGATCCGGCGGCCGGCCGGCCTGTTCGATCCCGCCCCGCTCTCCACCAATCCTCCGATGCGCCGCGCCGGATGA
- the cydB gene encoding cytochrome d ubiquinol oxidase subunit II: protein MFGFGSEYEGLAFWLPLVWAGLLALAVAMYVVIDGFDLGVGILFTAARPGNWRDRMMLSVAPIWDGNETWLVLGGGGLFAVFSVAYAILLPALYLPIILMLIALIFRGVAFEFRFKAERSQVVWDNAFHYGSLIATFAQGMVLGAFVQGFQTEGRGFSGGTLDWLTPFSVMTGIGLVCGYGLLGATWCVMKTSGELEIWSRIKARQFLIGTVLSMAVVSAWVPFLGLHIQWRWFSWPNVLFVAPVPLLTAFVCWRIWKAIDDGRHVAPFLLSIALFLLGFLGLAISLFPYIVPPKLTIWQAANATSALQFALVGYAVVMPLTLAYTAYAYWVFRGKIEENPNAASYH from the coding sequence ATGTTCGGCTTCGGAAGCGAATACGAGGGCTTGGCCTTCTGGCTGCCGCTGGTCTGGGCCGGCCTGCTGGCGCTCGCGGTGGCGATGTACGTCGTCATCGACGGGTTCGACCTCGGCGTCGGCATCCTCTTCACCGCCGCGCGGCCCGGCAACTGGCGTGATCGGATGATGCTCTCGGTGGCGCCGATCTGGGACGGCAACGAGACCTGGCTCGTGCTCGGCGGCGGCGGCCTGTTCGCGGTCTTCTCGGTCGCCTACGCGATCCTGCTGCCGGCGCTCTACCTGCCGATCATCCTGATGCTGATCGCGCTGATCTTCCGCGGCGTCGCCTTCGAGTTCCGCTTCAAGGCCGAGCGGTCGCAGGTGGTGTGGGACAATGCCTTCCACTACGGCTCGCTGATCGCCACCTTCGCGCAGGGCATGGTGCTCGGCGCCTTCGTCCAGGGCTTCCAGACCGAGGGAAGGGGCTTCTCCGGCGGTACGCTCGACTGGCTCACGCCCTTCAGCGTCATGACCGGCATCGGCCTCGTCTGCGGCTACGGGCTGCTGGGCGCGACGTGGTGTGTGATGAAGACCTCGGGCGAGCTGGAGATCTGGTCACGGATCAAGGCCCGGCAGTTCCTGATCGGCACCGTCCTCTCGATGGCGGTCGTCAGCGCCTGGGTGCCGTTCCTCGGCCTGCATATCCAGTGGCGCTGGTTCTCCTGGCCGAACGTGCTGTTCGTGGCACCCGTGCCGCTGCTCACCGCCTTCGTCTGCTGGCGGATCTGGAAGGCGATCGACGACGGGCGCCATGTCGCGCCTTTCCTTCTCTCGATCGCCCTGTTCCTGCTCGGCTTCCTCGGGCTCGCGATCAGCCTGTTTCCGTACATCGTGCCGCCCAAGCTCACGATCTGGCAGGCGGCCAACGCGACCTCGGCGCTGCAATTCGCCCTCGTCGGCTACGCGGTGGTGATGCCGCTGACGCTGGCCTACACGGCCTACGCCTACTGGGTCTTCCGGGGAAAGATCGAGGAGAACCCGAACGCGGCGAGCTACCATTGA
- a CDS encoding DUF1491 family protein, translating into MPRLRSDFWVSAHLRRLNGENIPAVQRRRGSAEAGAIFVKIDRLDGTADLYGPAPQALIEADDDGDRRFTPILTAAPSPDVEERLAREIRFDSDLWIVEIDDREGRHGLPLAE; encoded by the coding sequence ATGCCACGCCTTCGCTCGGATTTCTGGGTCTCCGCGCATCTGCGCCGTCTCAACGGCGAGAACATCCCCGCGGTGCAGCGCCGCCGCGGTTCGGCGGAGGCGGGGGCGATTTTCGTCAAGATCGACCGGCTCGACGGCACCGCCGATCTCTACGGCCCGGCGCCCCAGGCGCTGATCGAGGCGGATGATGACGGCGATCGCCGTTTCACGCCGATCCTCACCGCCGCCCCGTCGCCGGATGTCGAGGAACGCCTCGCGCGGGAGATCCGCTTCGATTCCGATCTCTGGATCGTCGAGATCGACGACCGCGAGGGCCGGCACGGCCTCCCGCTCGCGGAGTAG